One Helianthus annuus cultivar XRQ/B chromosome 12, HanXRQr2.0-SUNRISE, whole genome shotgun sequence genomic region harbors:
- the LOC110894286 gene encoding uncharacterized protein LOC110894286: MSAIVCGKRSFFDDLQTSPNSASPPASKKIRCFNSTSPVKFSSFVNSPPSPSLIDKLRSVFPNMDKKLLEEALEKSGNDLDSAIKSLTELSLGYVDGATGSPAQSNPITIKGPVITTEDVSLNNSSASENIPKNGAEWVELFVTEMTSATSIDDARLRAMHVLERLEKSISERAVGDAAETLHKENIVFKGQIEVLLRENAILKRAVAIQHERQKEYDERTVEVQQLKQLLSQYQEQLRTLEVNNYALTMHLKQAQGNNSIPGRFHPDIF; this comes from the exons ATGTCTGCGATTGTGTGCGGAAAGAGATCGTTCTTCGACGACCTGCAAACCTCACCAAATTCTGCATCTCCGCCTGCTTCTAAGAAGATTCGGTGCTTTAATTCGACTTCTCCGGTTAAGTTTTCATCGTTCGTCAATTCACCGCCGTCGCCGTCGCTTATCGATAAGCTCCGATCGGTTTTTCCTAATATGGATAAGAAG CTTCTGGAAGAAGCACTAGAAAAGAGTGGAAATGATTTAGATTCTGCCATCAAGAGTCTCACTGAGCTCTCTCTTGGATATGTTGACGGGGCAACAGGTTCGCCTGCACAGTCAAACCCAATAACCATAAAAG GCCCGGTTATTACTACTGAAGACGTTTCTTTGAATAACTCATCAGCTAGTGAGAATATCCCCAAAAACGGTGCCGAATGGGTTGAATTGTTTGTGACAGAGATGACAAGTGCCACCAGCATTGACGATGCTAGACTTCGTGCCATGCATGTACTCGAACGTTTGGAAAAATCCATATCCGAACGTGCTGTCGGTGATGCAGCAGAAACCCTTCACAAG GAAAATATAGTCTTCAAGGGGCAAATTGAAGTTCTTCTAAGGGAGAACGCTATACTGAAACGTGCCGTAGCCATTCAACATGAACGTCAAAAAGAATATGATGAGAGGACTGTAGAAGTGCAGCAGTTGAAGCAGTTATTATCTCAATATCAAGAGCAGTTGAGGACACTTGAG GTGAATAACTATGCATTAACGATGCATCTAAAACAAGCTCAGGGAAACAACTCCATTCCTGGACGATTCCATCCTGATATCTTCTAA